In Microbacterium enclense, one genomic interval encodes:
- a CDS encoding nucleoside phosphorylase, whose amino-acid sequence MKLLVAAHASELVAFEDDLPGFERLLTGVGKIPAAYALTRALSEGEYDEIIVVGTAGAIDDDIAGGIYDISGAIQHDVKGLDGTFGEHVSLPTRVETGVDGVMIATGDHFVDDAEAVRLIRGLGAGLVDMESYALIWVAQQFGVPIQILRAVSDRAQDGATELWDDVVERCSHELRAEFRTRYGV is encoded by the coding sequence GTGAAGCTTCTCGTCGCCGCCCATGCGTCCGAACTCGTCGCCTTCGAGGACGACCTACCCGGCTTCGAGCGTCTGCTCACCGGCGTCGGCAAGATCCCTGCGGCGTACGCGCTCACCCGCGCGCTCAGCGAGGGCGAGTACGACGAGATCATCGTCGTGGGAACCGCGGGAGCGATCGACGACGACATCGCGGGCGGCATCTATGACATCTCCGGTGCGATCCAGCACGACGTGAAGGGCCTCGATGGCACCTTCGGCGAGCACGTGTCCCTCCCGACCCGGGTCGAGACCGGGGTCGACGGCGTCATGATCGCCACGGGCGACCATTTCGTCGACGACGCCGAGGCCGTTCGCCTCATCCGCGGGCTGGGCGCCGGACTCGTCGACATGGAGTCGTACGCGCTGATCTGGGTCGCGCAGCAGTTCGGAGTCCCGATCCAGATCCTGCGTGCCGTGTCCGACCGCGCCCAGGACGGCGCGACCGAACTGTGGGACGACGTGGTGGAGCGGTGCAGCCATGAGCT
- a CDS encoding aldo/keto reductase, which translates to MTRIGRSDLDILPLSLGGNVFGWTADRDTSFAVLDAFHAGGGNFIDTADAYSAWVPGNSGGESETLIGEWLASRKPENVVVATKVSQHPEFRGLRAATIRAAAEASLKRLGVDTIDLYYAHFDDADTPLEETVAGFADLVTDGLVRYVAVSNYTAARIREWISLAEAAGADLPVAIQPHYNLVHRTAVEQDIVPVAEQYGMSLVPYYALASGFLTGKYRTPDATGGSPRAEGAAKLATPAGIALIDALDEVGQAHGASIATTALAWLRSQPTVAAPIASASKVEQVADLLASTSLELSDDEIARLTKASDPAQG; encoded by the coding sequence ATGACGCGCATCGGACGAAGCGACCTCGACATCCTCCCCCTCTCGCTCGGCGGGAACGTGTTCGGCTGGACGGCCGACCGCGACACCTCCTTCGCCGTACTGGATGCCTTCCACGCCGGCGGGGGAAACTTCATCGACACCGCCGACGCCTACAGCGCGTGGGTGCCCGGCAACTCGGGCGGCGAGAGCGAGACCCTCATCGGCGAATGGCTCGCATCGCGCAAGCCCGAGAACGTCGTCGTGGCCACGAAGGTCAGCCAGCACCCGGAGTTCCGCGGTCTTCGCGCCGCCACCATCCGCGCCGCGGCGGAGGCCTCACTGAAGCGCCTCGGCGTCGACACGATCGACCTGTACTACGCCCACTTCGACGACGCGGACACCCCGCTGGAGGAGACGGTGGCGGGCTTCGCCGATCTCGTGACCGACGGTCTCGTCCGCTACGTGGCGGTGTCGAACTACACCGCCGCGCGCATCCGCGAATGGATCTCGCTCGCTGAAGCCGCCGGCGCCGACCTTCCCGTCGCGATCCAGCCGCACTACAACCTCGTCCACCGCACCGCGGTGGAGCAGGACATCGTCCCCGTCGCCGAGCAGTACGGCATGTCGCTCGTCCCCTACTACGCCCTGGCCAGCGGCTTCCTGACCGGCAAGTACCGCACCCCGGATGCCACGGGCGGCTCGCCCCGAGCGGAGGGGGCCGCGAAGCTCGCGACGCCCGCCGGCATCGCGCTGATCGATGCCCTCGACGAGGTCGGGCAGGCCCACGGCGCCTCGATCGCCACGACCGCACTCGCATGGCTGCGCTCCCAGCCCACGGTGGCCGCCCCCATTGCGAGCGCGTCGAAGGTCGAGCAGGTCGCCGACCTGCTCGCGAGCACCTCGCTCGAGCTCAGCGACGACGAGATCGCGCGTCTCACGAAGGCCTCGGACCCGGCTCAGGGTTGA
- a CDS encoding DUF427 domain-containing protein — MARPVPDPVRPGQESVWDYPRPPRVERVRKRAQIDFGGARIVDTDDVIRVLETSHPPVYYLPIIAFGDALTLGQGASFCEFKGGARYFDVHGGGGAVAQRAAWNYPSPMPGYELLADRVAVYAGPMDRVILGGETVEPQPGGFYGGWVTSDLAGPFKGVPGSMGW, encoded by the coding sequence ATGGCACGCCCTGTTCCCGACCCCGTCCGCCCCGGCCAGGAGTCCGTGTGGGACTACCCGCGCCCTCCCCGCGTCGAGCGCGTCCGCAAGAGGGCGCAGATCGATTTCGGAGGGGCGCGCATCGTCGACACCGACGATGTCATCCGCGTGCTCGAGACGAGTCATCCGCCGGTGTACTACCTGCCGATCATCGCGTTCGGCGATGCGCTGACCCTCGGACAGGGCGCGTCGTTCTGCGAGTTCAAGGGCGGAGCGCGGTACTTCGACGTGCACGGCGGTGGCGGGGCGGTGGCGCAGCGCGCCGCCTGGAACTATCCGAGCCCCATGCCCGGGTACGAGCTGCTCGCCGACCGCGTCGCGGTGTACGCCGGTCCGATGGATCGCGTGATCCTGGGCGGCGAGACGGTCGAGCCTCAGCCCGGGGGCTTCTACGGCGGCTGGGTCACGAGCGACCTCGCCGGTCCGTTCAAGGGCGTGCCGGGGTCGATGGGCTGGTGA
- a CDS encoding NAD(+) synthase, with product MITDLPFESIYRHGFARVAACTIPVAIADPATNAEAVLESARACDGEGVAIAVFPELSLTGYAIDDLVMQDPLLDAVERALERLVSASADLLPVLLVGAPLRHGNRLYNCAVVIHRGRILGVAPKAYLPTYREFYEHRWYARGDDQSGQHIRVGGDTVPFGPDLLFDAIDVPGLTLHAEVCEDVWVPIPPSSGAALAGATVLANLSGSPITIGRADDRNLLSQSQSLRCLAAYVYAAAGQGESTNDVSWDGQTMIYEGGQLLDTTERFPDGPRRSVADVDLDRLRQDRIRQGTFDDNRRTTAPAFRTVSFELAPPASDLGLRRALDRFPFVPDDPARLAQDCYEAFNIQVSGLVQRLQAIGNPKPVLGVSGGLDSTHALLVIARAMDRMGRPRSDILTYTLPGFATSDRTKQNAIALARAVGASIEEIDIRPAATEMLTRMGHPFAAGEPVHDVTFENVQAGLRTDYLFRLANQHGGIVVGTGDLSEIALGWSTYGVGDQMSHYSVNPGVPKTLIQHVIRWVISSGELSPTTVEVLQAVLDTEISPELVPAGQDGRMQSTEDRIGPYNLHDFTLYHVLRFGFRPSKIAFLAAHAWGDPDAGTWPAGYPEGERPSYDLATVARWLEVFLQRFFGFAQFKRTAIPNGPKVSPAGSLSPRGDWRAPSDGNARVWLADLHAAVPEAFGG from the coding sequence GTGATCACCGATCTGCCGTTCGAGAGCATCTACCGGCACGGGTTCGCGCGCGTGGCGGCATGCACGATCCCCGTCGCGATCGCCGATCCGGCGACGAACGCCGAGGCGGTCCTCGAGTCCGCCCGCGCGTGCGACGGCGAAGGGGTCGCGATCGCGGTCTTCCCCGAGCTCTCGCTCACCGGATACGCGATCGACGATCTCGTCATGCAGGATCCACTGCTGGACGCGGTCGAACGAGCCCTCGAACGCCTGGTCTCGGCATCCGCGGATCTTCTGCCCGTGCTGCTGGTCGGCGCTCCCCTGCGGCACGGCAACCGCCTCTACAACTGTGCTGTCGTCATCCACCGGGGGCGGATCCTCGGCGTCGCTCCCAAGGCCTACCTGCCCACCTATCGCGAGTTCTACGAGCACCGCTGGTACGCGCGCGGCGACGATCAGTCGGGCCAGCACATCCGGGTCGGGGGTGACACGGTGCCGTTCGGTCCCGACTTGCTCTTCGACGCGATCGACGTTCCCGGCCTCACCCTTCACGCCGAGGTGTGCGAAGACGTGTGGGTGCCGATTCCGCCGTCCTCAGGCGCCGCGCTGGCCGGTGCGACGGTGTTGGCGAACCTCTCGGGCAGTCCCATCACGATCGGCCGCGCCGACGACCGGAACCTGCTCTCGCAGTCCCAGTCGCTGCGCTGTCTCGCGGCCTACGTGTACGCCGCCGCAGGTCAGGGCGAGTCGACCAACGACGTCTCGTGGGACGGCCAGACCATGATCTACGAGGGTGGACAGCTCCTCGACACGACGGAGCGCTTCCCCGACGGGCCGCGTCGTAGCGTCGCCGACGTCGACCTCGACCGCCTGCGGCAGGACCGCATCCGCCAGGGCACGTTCGACGACAACCGCCGCACGACGGCACCCGCCTTCCGCACGGTGTCGTTCGAGCTCGCCCCGCCCGCGAGCGACCTCGGCCTGCGCCGCGCGCTCGACCGGTTCCCGTTCGTCCCCGACGACCCGGCCCGCCTCGCACAGGACTGCTACGAGGCGTTCAACATCCAGGTGTCGGGTCTCGTCCAGCGGCTCCAGGCCATCGGCAACCCGAAGCCCGTGCTCGGGGTCAGCGGTGGTCTCGACTCCACCCACGCCCTCCTCGTCATCGCGCGGGCGATGGACCGGATGGGGCGTCCGCGCAGCGACATCCTCACGTACACGCTCCCGGGCTTCGCCACGAGCGACAGGACGAAGCAGAACGCGATCGCCCTCGCCCGGGCCGTCGGCGCCTCGATCGAGGAGATCGACATCCGTCCGGCGGCGACCGAGATGCTCACGCGCATGGGGCACCCCTTCGCCGCGGGCGAGCCCGTCCACGACGTCACCTTCGAGAACGTCCAGGCGGGCCTGCGCACCGACTACCTCTTCCGCCTCGCCAACCAGCACGGCGGCATCGTCGTGGGTACCGGCGACCTCTCCGAGATCGCCCTCGGGTGGTCGACCTACGGCGTCGGCGACCAGATGAGCCACTACTCGGTGAACCCCGGGGTTCCGAAGACTCTCATCCAGCACGTCATCCGCTGGGTCATCTCGTCGGGAGAGCTCAGCCCCACCACCGTCGAGGTGCTGCAGGCCGTCCTCGACACCGAGATCAGTCCCGAGCTCGTCCCCGCGGGGCAGGACGGGCGCATGCAGTCCACCGAAGACCGCATCGGACCCTACAACCTGCACGATTTCACGCTGTACCACGTGCTGCGCTTCGGCTTCCGTCCGTCGAAGATCGCCTTCCTGGCGGCCCACGCGTGGGGAGATCCGGATGCCGGGACCTGGCCGGCCGGCTATCCCGAGGGCGAGCGTCCGTCATACGACCTCGCCACCGTGGCCCGGTGGCTCGAGGTGTTCCTGCAGCGTTTCTTCGGGTTCGCGCAGTTCAAACGGACGGCGATCCCCAACGGCCCCAAGGTCTCACCCGCTGGATCGCTCTCGCCGCGGGGCGACTGGCGAGCGCCCTCCGACGGGAACGCACGCGTCTGGCTGGCCGACCTTCACGCCGCGGTGCCCGAGGCATTCGGCGGCTGA